One segment of Gordonia terrae DNA contains the following:
- the murD gene encoding UDP-N-acetylmuramoyl-L-alanine--D-glutamate ligase, translating into MSSEPSGPDPRELAGRIVVVGGAGTAGLSATRFLVTLGADVLLADDRFAGRDASPADRETAAGAVPGVAELASRGVEPIAVADLLADPARMATAAVVIVSPGFAPTHHLVRAATDSGVPVWGEVELAWRVDAAGLLGEPRTWLVVTGTNGKTTTTSMLAGIVEAAGRAGAACGNIGLPVLDAMQADPRVDVLCAELSSFQLHWAPSVRPDAGVVLNVADDHLDWHGTFDAYALAKAGALRGAVGVVGLDDPVASGLPAAGRRIGFTLSEPQPGQLGVENGRLTDRAFDAGRLFDADAVRPAGPSGVADALAASALALAAGIGPDAIRAGLAAFRPAGHRGEVVASRDGVAFVDDSKATNPHAAQAAVAAFERVVLIAGGLLKGASMDEMLTAVRARLVGVVAIGRDRDLVIEAIARHAPEVPTVTVFTGDDDTVNVHRPGQAGPQASASDRPGSGSSASVAVMDRAVEEAWAFAVASSPAPDAVLLAPAAASLDMFAGYGARGDAFAAAARRIAGSPRAGR; encoded by the coding sequence ATGAGCTCGGAGCCTTCGGGACCCGACCCGCGCGAGCTGGCCGGCCGGATCGTGGTGGTCGGCGGCGCGGGGACCGCCGGTCTGTCCGCCACCCGATTCCTCGTCACGCTCGGCGCCGATGTGCTTCTGGCCGACGATCGCTTCGCCGGCCGCGATGCGTCCCCGGCCGATCGAGAGACCGCGGCCGGTGCGGTCCCCGGGGTCGCGGAACTGGCCTCGCGGGGGGTCGAGCCGATTGCCGTCGCGGATCTGCTCGCCGACCCCGCACGGATGGCGACCGCCGCGGTGGTCATCGTCTCGCCCGGCTTCGCGCCCACCCACCATCTGGTGCGGGCGGCGACCGACAGCGGCGTACCGGTCTGGGGCGAGGTCGAACTCGCCTGGCGCGTCGACGCGGCAGGACTCCTCGGCGAACCTCGCACCTGGCTCGTGGTGACCGGCACAAACGGCAAGACGACGACCACCTCGATGCTCGCCGGGATCGTCGAGGCCGCGGGTCGCGCGGGCGCTGCCTGCGGCAACATCGGTCTCCCGGTGCTCGATGCGATGCAGGCCGATCCGCGAGTGGATGTGCTCTGCGCCGAGTTGTCGTCGTTCCAGCTGCACTGGGCGCCCTCGGTCCGTCCGGATGCCGGGGTGGTGCTCAACGTCGCCGACGACCACCTCGACTGGCACGGAACATTCGACGCGTACGCGCTCGCCAAGGCGGGAGCCCTGCGCGGTGCGGTGGGTGTCGTCGGCCTCGACGATCCGGTCGCGTCCGGGCTGCCCGCCGCGGGCCGGCGCATCGGCTTCACCCTGTCCGAGCCGCAGCCCGGGCAGCTCGGTGTCGAGAACGGCCGGTTGACCGATCGCGCCTTCGACGCCGGCCGGCTGTTCGACGCCGACGCGGTGCGACCGGCCGGGCCGTCGGGTGTTGCCGACGCTCTGGCCGCCTCGGCCCTGGCGCTCGCGGCCGGCATCGGACCCGACGCGATCCGGGCCGGGCTGGCGGCGTTCCGTCCGGCCGGTCATCGCGGTGAGGTCGTCGCGTCCCGGGACGGGGTGGCCTTCGTCGACGACTCGAAGGCGACCAATCCGCATGCCGCGCAGGCCGCGGTGGCCGCCTTCGAGCGAGTCGTGCTGATCGCGGGCGGTCTGCTCAAGGGCGCGTCGATGGACGAGATGCTGACCGCGGTGCGAGCTCGGCTCGTCGGCGTGGTCGCGATCGGGCGCGACCGCGACCTTGTGATCGAGGCGATCGCGCGACACGCCCCAGAAGTCCCAACAGTCACAGTATTCACAGGAGACGATGACACGGTGAACGTGCATCGTCCGGGACAGGCTGGTCCCCAAGCCTCAGCATCCGATCGCCCGGGTTCGGGCTCCTCGGCGTCGGTCGCGGTCATGGACCGGGCCGTCGAGGAGGCCTGGGCGTTCGCCGTCGCGAGCTCACCCGCCCCCGACGCCGTGCTGCTCGCCCCCGCGGCGGCCTCGTTGGACATGTTCGCCGGTTACGGTGCGCGCGGGGACGCCTTCGCCGCTGCCGCACGCCGGATCGCCGGCTCGCCCCGCGCCGGACGGTGA
- the ftsW gene encoding putative lipid II flippase FtsW: protein MGSRTPAPDDEPADDTSGAAGVEDVDPGTGDKADRPGTGRAAGSSSATSGARGRSTGAAAATAASIPAIVLDAIRNLLARPLASYQLILTMSFLLTAFGLVMVLSASSVEGYSKEGSAYGLFTTQVIFALLGLVVFYLMLRVPVRLLRRFAAPAMFVAVVLLALVLIPGVGTLSQGARRWFVIYGLSVQPSELVKVALCIWGAHLLASRRRDNASLRELLVPLVPVAMVVCLLIILEPNLSTTITIAIIVGALLWFAGLPIKVFASFAVSGIVLAVILALAEGYRSQRVMSFLGNVDDPQGAGYQARQATYALANGGVFGVGLGQSSAKWNYLPNAHNDFIFAIIGEELGLLGGLMVVFLFVVLAYIGFRIAHRSTDPFLRLMSATITVLIIAQAFINIGYVIGLLPVTGIQLPLVSAGGTSTLTVLAMLGLLANAARHEPEAVATLTGGSPSRVARWLRLPTPVAYRQTRAESLRDRLDQRRAGGPRVAAAAHGGRGPASRRRPPSGRAPSADAGRARRRFPLPWKRAATTTQAPHDDGRARRSAPRGGTTTWGARSTATGRAGGPTGRARPGPTPRGGVDYGVGYRGSGRSARGAGSGASGPNVRGAGSGASGPYVRGAGSGASGPHPRGAGGGASGPYVRGAGSGANARGAGRR, encoded by the coding sequence ATGGGCAGCCGGACCCCGGCCCCGGACGACGAACCCGCCGACGACACATCCGGTGCCGCCGGCGTCGAGGACGTCGACCCCGGCACGGGTGACAAGGCCGATCGACCGGGTACCGGGCGCGCGGCAGGCAGCAGTTCGGCGACGAGCGGGGCGCGGGGCCGGTCCACGGGTGCGGCGGCCGCGACCGCCGCGTCGATCCCGGCTATCGTCCTCGACGCTATCCGCAACCTGCTGGCCCGGCCTCTCGCGTCGTATCAGCTCATCCTCACGATGTCGTTCCTGCTCACCGCATTCGGACTGGTGATGGTTCTCTCGGCATCGTCGGTCGAGGGCTACTCCAAAGAGGGGTCGGCGTATGGACTGTTCACCACCCAGGTGATCTTCGCCCTGCTCGGCCTCGTGGTGTTCTATCTGATGCTGCGCGTGCCGGTACGGCTGCTCCGCCGGTTCGCCGCCCCCGCGATGTTCGTCGCGGTCGTGCTGCTGGCGCTGGTCCTCATTCCCGGCGTCGGCACGCTCAGTCAGGGCGCACGACGCTGGTTCGTCATCTACGGCCTGTCGGTGCAGCCGTCCGAGCTGGTCAAGGTCGCGCTGTGCATCTGGGGCGCGCATCTGCTCGCCTCGCGCCGGCGCGACAACGCCTCGCTGCGCGAGCTGCTGGTGCCGCTCGTCCCGGTGGCCATGGTCGTCTGCCTGCTGATCATCCTCGAACCGAACCTCTCGACGACCATCACCATCGCGATCATCGTCGGTGCGCTGCTGTGGTTCGCGGGTCTGCCGATCAAGGTCTTCGCCTCGTTCGCGGTGTCCGGCATCGTGCTGGCCGTGATCCTCGCCCTCGCCGAGGGGTACCGGTCCCAGCGTGTGATGAGCTTCCTCGGCAACGTCGACGACCCGCAGGGCGCCGGCTACCAGGCCCGCCAGGCGACCTACGCACTGGCTAACGGCGGGGTCTTCGGCGTGGGTCTCGGCCAGTCCAGCGCCAAGTGGAACTATCTGCCGAACGCACACAACGACTTCATCTTCGCGATCATCGGCGAAGAGCTCGGGCTTCTCGGCGGCCTCATGGTCGTGTTCCTCTTCGTCGTCCTCGCCTACATCGGGTTCCGGATCGCGCACCGTTCGACCGATCCGTTCCTGCGCCTGATGTCGGCGACCATCACGGTGCTGATCATCGCGCAGGCCTTCATCAACATCGGCTACGTCATCGGACTGCTGCCGGTGACCGGAATCCAGTTGCCGCTGGTCTCGGCGGGCGGCACGTCGACACTGACCGTGCTCGCGATGCTGGGGTTGCTCGCCAACGCGGCCAGACACGAACCCGAAGCGGTGGCGACGCTCACCGGCGGATCGCCGAGCCGCGTCGCGCGGTGGTTGCGACTCCCGACGCCGGTGGCCTACCGGCAGACGCGGGCTGAATCGCTGCGCGACCGACTGGACCAGCGTCGCGCCGGGGGGCCGCGCGTGGCCGCCGCGGCCCACGGTGGTCGAGGGCCGGCGTCGCGTCGCCGGCCGCCGAGTGGACGTGCGCCGTCGGCCGACGCGGGTCGAGCCCGCCGGCGGTTCCCGCTGCCGTGGAAGCGCGCCGCGACGACGACGCAGGCCCCGCATGACGATGGGCGAGCGCGCCGGTCGGCTCCTCGAGGCGGCACGACGACCTGGGGCGCCCGATCGACGGCCACCGGCCGTGCCGGCGGTCCGACGGGGCGGGCCCGACCTGGGCCGACTCCGCGCGGCGGCGTCGACTACGGTGTCGGGTATCGGGGGAGCGGGCGGAGTGCGCGCGGCGCCGGGAGCGGAGCGAGCGGGCCGAATGTCCGCGGCGCCGGGAGCGGAGCGAGCGGGCCGTATGTCCGCGGCGCCGGGAGCGGAGCGAGCGGGCCACATCCGCGCGGCGCCGGGGGCGGAGCGAGCGGACCGTATGTGCGCGGCGCGGGGAGCGGAGCGAATGCCCGTGGCGCGGGTCGCCGGTGA
- a CDS encoding UDP-N-acetylmuramoyl-L-alanyl-D-glutamate--2,6-diaminopimelate ligase, with amino-acid sequence MASRRRSPDRSGGPIRPRQVTPTPVSVLSTATGARLDLVGGADAETDVTGVTLRAQEVRPGDLFAALPGSSTHGARFADQAVAAGASAILTDPAGRAELARVLPPETAVAVLIHPTPRTVLGNVSARVYGNPSQRLKLIGITGTSGKTTTSYLIEAALLAAGHSVGLIGTVETRVNGIAQPSSLTTPEAPTLQALLAAMLEDGVDIVVMEVSSHALALGRVDGAHFAIGAFTNLSQDHLDFHQTMRAYFDAKAQLFVPSAPTHAVRAVVCVDDEWGRRMAELARRPGEAAHLQPVLVSTGPTPAHWHAGESSLEADGSSRTPFAEPDGDHELRIPLPGRYNVANGLLAVAVAHAAGVPVPTALEAVASVSVPGRLQRIDRGQPFLALVDYAHKPGAVDAVLTTLRGQSTGRVAIVIGAGGDRDTGKRPLMGEAAARGAELVVVTDDNPRTEDPGAIRAEVLAGARAVPETQRPRGAEPIREIGDRAAAIEAAIGWAKPGDIVLVAGKGHEAGQEIDGVKHPFDDREVVAHALESRVQESRAQESTPGTPDSATGDRS; translated from the coding sequence ATGGCGTCTCGTCGACGATCACCGGACCGCAGTGGTGGACCGATCCGTCCCCGGCAGGTCACACCGACACCCGTGTCGGTGCTGTCCACCGCCACCGGCGCCAGACTCGACCTCGTCGGTGGCGCAGACGCCGAGACGGACGTCACCGGCGTCACCCTGCGTGCACAGGAGGTGCGGCCCGGTGATCTGTTCGCCGCGCTGCCCGGGTCGAGCACCCATGGCGCCCGGTTCGCCGACCAGGCCGTGGCGGCCGGTGCGTCGGCGATCCTCACCGATCCGGCCGGCCGGGCCGAACTCGCTCGCGTGCTGCCGCCGGAGACCGCCGTGGCGGTCCTCATCCATCCCACTCCGCGCACGGTCCTCGGCAATGTCAGTGCGCGCGTCTACGGCAACCCGTCACAACGGCTCAAGCTGATCGGCATCACCGGCACGTCGGGCAAGACCACGACGTCCTACCTGATCGAAGCCGCCCTGCTGGCCGCCGGCCACTCCGTCGGCCTGATCGGCACCGTCGAGACGCGGGTGAACGGCATCGCACAACCGAGTTCGCTGACCACGCCGGAGGCACCGACCCTCCAGGCCCTGCTCGCGGCGATGCTCGAGGACGGCGTCGACATCGTGGTGATGGAGGTGTCGAGTCACGCGCTGGCCCTCGGTCGCGTCGACGGTGCGCATTTCGCGATCGGCGCCTTCACCAACCTCTCGCAGGACCACCTCGATTTCCACCAGACGATGCGCGCCTACTTCGATGCGAAGGCGCAGCTGTTCGTCCCGTCCGCCCCGACCCATGCGGTCCGGGCGGTCGTGTGCGTCGACGACGAGTGGGGTCGGCGGATGGCCGAGCTCGCCCGGCGGCCGGGCGAGGCCGCCCATCTGCAGCCGGTCCTGGTGTCCACCGGGCCGACGCCGGCCCACTGGCACGCGGGTGAGTCGTCGCTCGAGGCCGACGGTTCGTCGCGTACACCGTTCGCCGAGCCGGACGGCGACCACGAGCTCCGCATCCCGCTGCCCGGCCGGTACAACGTGGCCAACGGGCTCCTCGCCGTCGCCGTCGCGCACGCCGCGGGGGTGCCGGTGCCGACCGCGCTCGAGGCGGTCGCGTCGGTGAGCGTGCCGGGACGCCTGCAGCGCATCGACCGCGGGCAGCCCTTCCTGGCGCTCGTCGACTATGCCCACAAACCGGGCGCGGTCGATGCCGTGCTGACAACCCTGCGCGGCCAGTCGACCGGACGGGTCGCCATCGTCATCGGCGCCGGCGGCGACCGCGACACCGGGAAGCGTCCGCTGATGGGGGAGGCCGCCGCGCGCGGCGCCGAGCTCGTCGTCGTCACCGACGACAACCCGCGTACCGAGGACCCCGGTGCGATCCGCGCCGAGGTGCTCGCCGGGGCCCGCGCGGTGCCGGAGACGCAACGCCCCCGGGGTGCCGAACCGATCCGGGAGATCGGCGACCGGGCCGCGGCGATCGAGGCGGCGATCGGCTGGGCGAAGCCCGGTGACATCGTGCTGGTCGCGGGCAAGGGACACGAGGCAGGTCAGGAGATCGACGGCGTGAAGCATCCCTTCGACGACCGCGAGGTCGTCGCCCATGCGTTGGAGTCCCGTGTGCAGGAGTCCCGGGCACAGGAGTCGACCCCCGGGACCCCGGATTCGGCAACCGGGGACCGGTCATGA
- the murG gene encoding undecaprenyldiphospho-muramoylpentapeptide beta-N-acetylglucosaminyltransferase — protein sequence MSSGAVHADSTGRPTGRPLSVVVAGGGTAGHIEPALAVADAVSRIDPTARITALGTRRGLEVDLVPERGYDLQLIPPVPLPRKPGLDLARTPGRLLGSVAATRRVLDDVDADVVIGFGGYVSVPAYLAAQMHLRRRNRIPIVIHEANASAGIANKVGARFADRVLAAVDGSGLDATVVGIPVRGVLAELDRPALRAKARHYFGLDDDAPTLLVFGGSQGAQRLNDAVSGAAETLGRSGIGVLHAYGPKNSIDPAVVDGAPPYRAVGYLKRMDLAYAAADLVMCRSGAMTVAEVSATGLPAIYVPLPHGNGEQRLNALPVVEAGGGLLVDDSTVDAEWVAREVPALLTDSVRLNEMSVAAAGTGHRDAASAVATAAIELAQEFRAGRRGGRSRRER from the coding sequence GTGAGTTCGGGTGCAGTACACGCTGATTCGACCGGGCGGCCGACGGGCCGTCCGTTGTCGGTGGTCGTCGCCGGTGGCGGTACGGCCGGTCACATCGAGCCCGCCCTCGCCGTCGCCGACGCGGTCAGCCGCATCGATCCGACCGCCCGCATCACCGCCCTGGGCACCAGGCGGGGCCTCGAGGTCGATCTGGTCCCGGAACGCGGATACGACCTGCAGCTGATCCCGCCGGTGCCGTTGCCGCGCAAGCCCGGCCTCGATCTGGCGCGTACCCCCGGTCGTCTGCTCGGTTCGGTGGCCGCCACCCGCAGGGTGCTCGACGACGTGGATGCCGACGTGGTCATCGGCTTCGGTGGGTACGTGTCGGTGCCCGCATACCTGGCGGCACAGATGCACCTGCGGCGGCGCAACAGGATCCCGATCGTCATCCACGAGGCCAATGCCTCGGCGGGCATCGCCAACAAGGTCGGTGCCCGGTTCGCCGACCGCGTCCTGGCGGCCGTCGACGGCTCCGGGCTCGACGCGACGGTCGTCGGCATCCCCGTCCGCGGTGTGCTCGCCGAACTCGACCGTCCGGCCCTGCGAGCGAAGGCGCGCCACTACTTCGGACTCGACGACGACGCGCCGACGCTGCTCGTCTTCGGCGGCTCGCAGGGTGCGCAGCGACTCAACGACGCGGTGTCGGGCGCGGCGGAGACGTTGGGCAGGTCCGGTATCGGCGTGTTGCATGCCTACGGCCCCAAGAACTCGATCGATCCCGCCGTCGTCGACGGCGCGCCGCCGTACCGTGCGGTCGGATACCTCAAGCGAATGGATCTCGCGTACGCGGCCGCCGATCTGGTGATGTGCCGCTCGGGTGCGATGACCGTCGCCGAGGTGTCGGCGACCGGACTACCCGCGATCTACGTCCCGTTGCCGCACGGAAACGGCGAGCAGCGGTTGAACGCCTTGCCCGTCGTGGAGGCGGGCGGGGGACTGCTCGTCGATGATTCGACGGTCGACGCCGAGTGGGTTGCCCGCGAAGTGCCGGCATTGCTGACGGATTCGGTGCGGCTGAACGAGATGTCGGTCGCCGCAGCGGGCACCGGACACCGGGACGCCGCCTCGGCGGTGGCCACCGCGGCGATCGAACTCGCGCAGGAATTCCGTGCCGGGCGCCGGGGCGGGAGGTCACGGCGTGAGCGATGA
- the mraY gene encoding phospho-N-acetylmuramoyl-pentapeptide-transferase, with protein MTQILLAGAIAIAVSILLTPILIKVFSRQGFGQEIRVEGPQSHQTKRGTPSMGGVAILAALWAGYFGAHLIGVFTDAGNGPTASGLLVLGLATALGVVGFLDDIIKIRKHRNLGLNKTAKSIGQFIAAILFGILVLQFRNDYGYTPASTNLSYVRDIDAITLGSVVFVVFCWLVVAAWSNAVNFTDGLDGLAAGSMAMVLGSYVLVTFFQFVNACAGGAKPPSEIPTGCYQVRDPLDLALIAVAGGGACLGFLWWNAAPAKIFMGDTGSLALGGMLAGLSITTRTELLAVVIGALFVAEIMSVVIQIAFFRTTGRRVFRMAPFHHHFELGGWAETTVIIRFWLLTAIACALGLSLFYGEFLTTNG; from the coding sequence GTGACACAGATACTCCTCGCGGGCGCGATCGCGATCGCGGTGTCGATCCTGTTGACGCCGATCCTGATCAAGGTCTTCTCCCGGCAGGGATTCGGGCAGGAGATCCGGGTCGAGGGTCCGCAGAGTCACCAGACCAAACGCGGTACCCCGTCGATGGGTGGTGTCGCGATCCTCGCCGCGCTGTGGGCGGGTTACTTCGGTGCCCATCTCATCGGGGTGTTCACCGACGCCGGGAACGGGCCCACCGCGTCCGGCCTGCTCGTCCTCGGCCTGGCGACCGCGCTGGGCGTCGTCGGGTTCCTCGACGACATCATCAAGATCCGCAAGCATCGCAACCTCGGTCTGAACAAGACCGCGAAGTCGATCGGCCAGTTCATCGCCGCCATCCTCTTCGGCATCCTGGTGCTGCAGTTCCGCAACGACTACGGGTACACGCCGGCGAGCACGAACCTGTCCTACGTCCGCGACATCGACGCGATCACGCTCGGTTCGGTGGTGTTCGTGGTCTTCTGCTGGCTCGTCGTCGCGGCGTGGTCGAACGCGGTGAACTTCACCGACGGACTCGACGGCCTGGCGGCCGGCTCGATGGCGATGGTCCTGGGCTCCTACGTCCTGGTCACGTTCTTCCAGTTCGTCAACGCCTGTGCGGGTGGCGCCAAGCCGCCCAGCGAGATCCCCACGGGGTGCTACCAGGTGCGCGACCCGCTGGACCTCGCGCTGATCGCGGTGGCCGGCGGCGGCGCATGCCTGGGCTTCCTCTGGTGGAACGCGGCTCCGGCCAAGATCTTCATGGGGGACACCGGCTCGCTGGCCCTCGGCGGAATGCTCGCCGGCCTGTCCATCACCACGCGGACCGAGCTGCTCGCGGTCGTCATCGGCGCACTGTTCGTAGCCGAGATCATGTCGGTGGTGATCCAGATCGCCTTCTTCCGGACGACCGGACGACGCGTGTTCCGGATGGCGCCCTTCCACCATCACTTCGAACTCGGCGGCTGGGCCGAGACCACGGTGATCATCAGGTTCTGGTTGCTCACCGCCATCGCGTGCGCCCTCGGTCTGTCGCTGTTCTACGGCGAGTTCCTCACCACCAATGGCTGA
- the murC gene encoding UDP-N-acetylmuramate--L-alanine ligase → MVGIGGAGMSGLARILLARGGQVSGSDAKNSRGILELRTRGARVQVGHDPSALDQIPGGPSVVVTTHAAIPKTNPELVAARSRGIPVLLRPRVLAQLMAGYRSLLIAGTHGKTSTTSMAVVALQHAGTDPSFAIGGELNESGTNAHHGGDPIFVAEADESDGSLLEYTPDVVVVTNIDADHLDFFGSIEAYVEVFDRFAARITTGGSLVVCLDDPGSAALAGRVAEPLTARGVEVLGYGRGTHAALAPTVPNVATMLSWEPRGVGGAATVRFTAPLCPDVEDRQLILPLPGEHMALNAIAAVIGAARTGTPAGAVATDISDRFDGIVAGIGSFGGVHRRFEFRGQRGGVEVIDDYAHHPTEVRAVLSAAQDMVSARGGPGAERGRVIAVFQPHLYSRTVEFADDFAAALDLADTVVVADVYGAREAPIPGVSGRTISDKLTVPGIFAPDLSRLAAQVARLARSGDVVLTLGAGDITMQGPEILAALASASTTGDAANGADPAGSPADAPGESGDRTGRVS, encoded by the coding sequence ATGGTCGGCATCGGCGGCGCCGGGATGTCGGGACTCGCTCGGATCCTGCTGGCCCGCGGTGGTCAGGTCTCCGGGTCGGACGCCAAGAACAGCCGTGGCATCCTCGAACTCCGCACCCGTGGCGCCCGCGTCCAGGTCGGGCACGATCCGTCAGCGCTCGACCAGATCCCCGGCGGCCCGTCGGTCGTGGTGACCACCCACGCCGCCATTCCCAAGACCAACCCCGAACTCGTCGCGGCACGCTCACGCGGCATCCCCGTGCTCCTGCGCCCTCGTGTGCTGGCCCAGCTGATGGCGGGCTATCGCAGCCTGCTGATCGCGGGGACCCATGGCAAGACGTCGACGACCTCGATGGCCGTCGTTGCACTGCAACATGCCGGAACCGACCCGTCGTTCGCGATCGGCGGCGAGCTGAACGAGTCGGGGACGAACGCACACCACGGCGGCGACCCCATCTTCGTCGCCGAGGCCGACGAGAGTGACGGCTCGTTGCTGGAGTACACACCCGACGTCGTCGTGGTCACCAACATCGACGCCGACCATCTCGACTTCTTCGGTTCGATCGAGGCCTATGTCGAGGTGTTCGACCGGTTCGCCGCGCGGATCACGACCGGCGGGTCACTCGTCGTGTGTCTCGACGACCCGGGGTCGGCAGCGCTGGCCGGCCGCGTCGCCGAGCCGCTCACCGCGCGGGGGGTCGAGGTCCTCGGGTACGGACGCGGGACGCACGCCGCGCTGGCGCCGACCGTCCCGAACGTCGCCACCATGCTGTCGTGGGAGCCGCGCGGCGTCGGCGGAGCGGCCACGGTCCGGTTCACCGCACCGTTGTGCCCGGACGTGGAGGACCGTCAGCTGATCCTTCCGCTCCCCGGAGAGCACATGGCGCTCAACGCGATCGCCGCGGTCATCGGTGCGGCTCGGACCGGCACGCCGGCCGGCGCGGTGGCCACCGACATCTCGGACCGGTTCGACGGCATCGTGGCCGGGATCGGTTCGTTCGGTGGCGTCCACCGGCGCTTCGAGTTCCGGGGACAGCGCGGCGGCGTCGAGGTCATCGACGACTACGCCCATCATCCGACCGAGGTGCGTGCCGTGCTGTCGGCGGCACAGGACATGGTCTCCGCACGCGGCGGGCCGGGCGCGGAGCGCGGTCGGGTCATCGCCGTGTTCCAGCCGCATCTCTATTCGCGCACCGTCGAATTCGCCGACGACTTCGCCGCCGCCCTGGACCTCGCCGACACGGTCGTGGTTGCCGACGTGTACGGGGCCCGCGAGGCCCCGATTCCCGGGGTCAGCGGGCGCACGATCTCGGACAAGCTGACGGTGCCGGGCATCTTCGCCCCGGACCTCTCTCGGCTGGCCGCGCAGGTCGCCCGGCTGGCGCGGTCCGGCGACGTCGTCCTCACCCTGGGAGCGGGCGACATCACCATGCAGGGGCCGGAGATCCTCGCCGCGCTCGCCTCGGCGTCGACGACCGGCGACGCCGCCAACGGCGCGGATCCGGCCGGATCTCCGGCCGACGCACCCGGGGAGTCCGGCGACCGGACGGGGCGGGTGTCGTGA